The Mesorhizobium loti genome includes a region encoding these proteins:
- the hutC gene encoding histidine utilization repressor, translated as MSIVETADAEAGVSLHQRILSDISERIMSGAWAPGHRIPFEHELSAQYNCSRMTVNKALSQLAKAGLIERRRRSGSFVRRPQSQAAVLEIHDIRIEVEALGLPYRYERVARHKRRSNAEDRALLELGVAGPVLALECGHFAGERPFAHEQRLINLTAVPEAADEEFLAIAPGPWLIGRVPWSEAEHRIRAVAADRHIAAALDIAAGAPCLVVERRTWSADHPVTHVRFTYAAESHTLVARFRPSQG; from the coding sequence ATGAGCATTGTCGAGACCGCGGATGCGGAAGCTGGCGTCTCGCTGCACCAGCGCATCCTGTCCGACATCAGCGAACGCATCATGTCCGGCGCCTGGGCGCCTGGTCACCGCATCCCGTTCGAGCACGAACTGAGCGCGCAATACAATTGCTCGCGCATGACGGTGAACAAGGCGCTGTCGCAGCTTGCCAAGGCCGGACTGATCGAGCGGCGCCGCCGTTCCGGCAGCTTTGTGCGCCGGCCGCAGTCGCAAGCGGCGGTGCTGGAAATCCACGACATCCGGATCGAGGTTGAAGCGCTCGGCCTGCCCTACCGCTACGAGCGCGTCGCGAGACACAAAAGGCGCAGCAACGCCGAGGATCGCGCCCTGCTGGAGCTGGGCGTGGCCGGGCCGGTGCTGGCGCTGGAGTGCGGGCATTTCGCCGGCGAGCGGCCGTTCGCGCATGAACAGCGGCTGATCAATCTCACCGCCGTGCCCGAAGCGGCGGACGAGGAATTCCTGGCCATCGCACCTGGACCATGGCTGATTGGCCGCGTGCCGTGGAGCGAGGCCGAGCACCGGATTCGCGCTGTCGCCGCCGACAGGCATATCGCGGCTGCGCTCGATATCGCAGCCGGCGCGCCGTGCCTGGTGGTCGAGCGTCGGACATGGAGCGCCGATCACCCGGTCACCCATGTGCGCTTTACCTACGCGGCCGAGAGCCACACGCTGGTGGCAAGGTTCAGGCCGTCGCAGGGGTGA
- a CDS encoding BrnA antitoxin family protein — protein sequence MTKRKLRTEFQAGRGYSKEDWDAVLDNPGWSEEDFRNARPFAEVFPELAEGIRRSRGRPALDNPKKQVTLRLDSDVVAQFRAGGPGWQSRINDILRKAVGLAK from the coding sequence ATGACAAAGCGTAAGTTGAGGACTGAATTCCAAGCGGGTCGCGGCTACAGCAAGGAAGACTGGGATGCCGTTTTGGACAATCCCGGATGGAGTGAGGAGGACTTCCGAAATGCCCGTCCCTTTGCCGAAGTGTTCCCGGAACTCGCCGAAGGGATTCGTCGTTCGCGCGGACGGCCAGCGCTCGACAATCCGAAGAAGCAGGTGACGCTCCGGCTGGACAGCGATGTGGTTGCCCAGTTTCGTGCCGGCGGTCCCGGTTGGCAGAGCCGGATCAACGACATTCTGCGCAAGGCAGTGGGCCTCGCCAAATAG
- a CDS encoding Lrp/AsnC family transcriptional regulator produces the protein MDETRIDQFDRKIMALLQGDARLTNNDLSERVNLSASQCSRRRQRLEEDGFIKGYRAVLDRDKLGFSLVNVISVTLATHNRDNARRFGELVARLPEVQEAHALTGEMDYILKVVTPDLKSLSEFVNGVLLPHESVQHVKTAIVLETLKETGALPI, from the coding sequence ATGGATGAGACGCGCATTGATCAGTTCGACCGCAAGATAATGGCGCTGTTGCAGGGTGATGCGCGGCTGACCAACAACGATTTGTCGGAGCGGGTGAACCTGTCGGCGTCGCAATGCTCGCGCCGCCGTCAGCGGCTCGAGGAAGACGGCTTCATCAAGGGCTATCGCGCCGTTCTCGACCGCGACAAGCTCGGTTTTTCGCTGGTCAACGTCATCTCGGTCACGCTCGCCACCCATAACCGCGACAATGCGCGGCGCTTCGGCGAACTGGTGGCGCGGCTGCCCGAAGTGCAGGAAGCGCACGCTCTGACCGGCGAGATGGATTACATCCTGAAAGTGGTGACGCCCGATTTGAAATCGCTGTCGGAATTCGTCAACGGCGTGCTGCTGCCGCATGAATCGGTGCAGCATGTGAAGACGGCGATCGTGCTGGAAACGCTGAAGGAAACCGGCGCGCTACCGATTTAA
- a CDS encoding GTP-binding protein, protein MLQTPDFKRLSVTVLSGFLGAGKTTLLNHILSNREGRRVAVIVNDMSEINIDAELVRDGADLSRTDEKLVEMSNGCICCTLRDDLLKEVRALAEQGRFDYLLIESTGISEPLPVAATFDFRDENGYSLSDVARLDTMVTVVDALNLLKDYSSSDFLKQRGQSLGEQDGRALVDLLVEQIEFADIVVLNKIGAASRHQLHMARLIVRALNPAAEIVEADFGKVPLDKVLATGRFDFDKAQQNPLWFKELNGFRDHIPETQEYGIRSFVYRARKPFEPTRFQAFIDRPWPGVVRAKGFFWLATRPRHVGEMSHAGALVRTERRGLWWAAVPQSRWPDHAEWRESMAPYLDPVWGDRRQELVFIGCEPMDEAQIRAELDDCLVEDEDFLPELWRGLPDPFPAWAG, encoded by the coding sequence ATGCTTCAAACACCCGACTTCAAACGCCTTTCCGTCACCGTGCTCTCCGGCTTTCTCGGCGCCGGCAAGACCACGCTGCTCAATCACATCCTGTCGAACCGCGAAGGCCGCCGCGTTGCCGTCATCGTCAACGACATGAGCGAGATCAACATCGACGCGGAGCTGGTGCGTGACGGCGCCGACCTGTCGCGCACCGACGAGAAACTGGTGGAAATGTCGAATGGCTGCATCTGCTGCACGCTGCGCGACGACCTCTTGAAGGAGGTTCGCGCGCTCGCTGAACAGGGTCGCTTCGACTATCTGCTGATCGAATCCACAGGCATTTCCGAGCCCCTGCCCGTCGCGGCGACCTTCGATTTCCGTGACGAGAACGGCTACAGCCTCTCCGATGTCGCCCGCCTCGACACAATGGTGACTGTCGTCGACGCGCTCAACCTGCTCAAGGATTATTCGTCCTCCGATTTTCTTAAGCAACGCGGCCAGTCGCTCGGCGAGCAGGATGGGCGCGCGCTGGTCGACCTTCTGGTCGAGCAGATCGAGTTCGCCGACATTGTGGTGTTGAACAAGATCGGCGCGGCAAGCCGGCATCAGCTGCATATGGCGCGGCTGATCGTGCGGGCGCTCAATCCCGCCGCCGAGATCGTGGAAGCCGATTTCGGCAAGGTGCCGCTCGACAAGGTGCTCGCGACCGGCCGTTTCGACTTCGACAAGGCGCAGCAGAACCCGCTCTGGTTCAAGGAGCTCAACGGCTTTCGCGACCATATTCCAGAGACCCAGGAATACGGCATCCGCTCCTTCGTCTACCGGGCGCGAAAGCCATTCGAGCCGACCAGGTTCCAGGCATTCATCGATCGCCCATGGCCAGGCGTGGTTCGCGCCAAGGGCTTCTTCTGGCTGGCGACACGGCCACGTCATGTCGGCGAAATGAGCCATGCCGGAGCGCTGGTCAGAACTGAAAGGCGTGGCCTTTGGTGGGCGGCCGTTCCGCAAAGCCGATGGCCCGATCATGCCGAATGGCGCGAAAGCATGGCCCCCTATCTCGATCCCGTCTGGGGCGATCGCCGCCAGGAACTGGTCTTCATCGGCTGCGAGCCGATGGACGAGGCCCAGATCCGTGCCGAGCTGGATGACTGCCTGGTCGAGGACGAGGATTTCCTGCCTGAACTCTGGCGCGGGTTGCCCGATCCCTTTCCTGCGTGGGCAGGCTGA
- a CDS encoding metal ABC transporter permease: protein MDTLYGLFIAPFADFGFMQRALIGSLMLSLGACPIGVFLMLRRMSLSGDAMAHAILPGAAAGFLFYGLEILPMTIGGLIAGVIVALGAGAVSRFTIQREDASMAAFYLISLAIGVLMVSIRGSSVDLMHVLFGTVLALNDEALTLIGGIVAVTLVSLAIFWRALVAECLDPLFLRSVSRLGSPVHFIFLGLVVLNLVGGFQALGTLLSVGLMMLPAAAARFWTVRVEPMCVLAVLIGFASCVAGLLLSYHASLPSGPAIILSAGVVYFASILFGTRGILRARIIHHRHRTA, encoded by the coding sequence ATGGATACGCTTTACGGTCTTTTCATCGCACCCTTCGCCGATTTCGGCTTCATGCAGCGGGCCCTGATCGGTTCGCTGATGCTGTCGCTCGGCGCCTGCCCGATCGGCGTCTTCCTGATGCTGCGGCGCATGAGCCTGTCGGGCGACGCCATGGCGCATGCCATCCTGCCGGGTGCGGCCGCCGGCTTCCTGTTCTATGGGCTGGAAATCCTGCCGATGACCATCGGCGGCCTGATCGCTGGCGTCATCGTCGCGCTCGGCGCCGGCGCCGTCTCGCGCTTCACCATCCAGCGCGAGGACGCCTCGATGGCGGCTTTCTATCTGATTTCGCTCGCCATCGGCGTGCTGATGGTGTCGATCCGGGGCTCCAGCGTCGATCTCATGCATGTGCTGTTCGGCACCGTGCTGGCGCTCAACGATGAAGCCCTGACGCTGATCGGCGGCATCGTCGCGGTGACGCTGGTCAGCCTTGCCATCTTCTGGCGGGCACTGGTCGCCGAATGCCTCGATCCGCTGTTCCTGCGCTCGGTCAGCCGGCTCGGCAGTCCGGTGCATTTCATCTTTCTCGGCCTCGTCGTGCTCAACCTCGTCGGCGGCTTCCAGGCGCTCGGCACGCTGCTTTCGGTCGGACTGATGATGCTGCCGGCCGCCGCTGCTCGCTTCTGGACGGTGCGCGTCGAGCCTATGTGCGTGCTGGCCGTGTTGATCGGTTTTGCGTCCTGCGTCGCCGGGCTGCTTCTGTCCTATCACGCGTCGCTGCCATCCGGCCCGGCGATCATCCTGTCGGCCGGCGTCGTTTATTTCGCCTCGATCCTGTTTGGCACGCGCGGCATTCTGCGCGCGCGCATCATCCACCACCGTCACAGAACGGCCTGA
- a CDS encoding YeeE/YedE family protein, with protein MTKLVSAFLIGGVFGLGIAISGMINPAKVLNFFDIAGTWDPSLIFVIAGGLAVAFVGYRLVFARRKTPVFETAFALPTKRVIDTELVGGAAVFGIGSGIAGFCPGGAIPALGLGYSATAIFVAAVIAGIVVARFARARLAQPAAA; from the coding sequence ATGACCAAGCTCGTCTCGGCATTCCTGATCGGCGGAGTTTTCGGCCTCGGCATCGCCATTTCCGGCATGATCAATCCAGCAAAAGTGCTGAACTTCTTCGATATTGCCGGCACATGGGATCCAAGCCTGATCTTCGTCATAGCTGGCGGCCTTGCGGTCGCCTTCGTCGGCTATCGCCTCGTATTCGCTCGGCGCAAGACGCCGGTGTTCGAAACCGCCTTCGCACTACCGACAAAGCGCGTCATCGACACGGAACTGGTTGGCGGCGCCGCTGTCTTCGGCATCGGCTCGGGCATTGCCGGCTTCTGTCCCGGCGGAGCCATCCCTGCCCTTGGCCTTGGCTATTCGGCGACAGCGATCTTCGTTGCGGCGGTGATTGCCGGCATCGTCGTGGCGCGTTTCGCCAGGGCAAGGCTCGCTCAACCGGCCGCGGCATAG
- a CDS encoding metal ABC transporter ATP-binding protein — MTNTCLTFRDLTLGYGSHPAIHHLDGTIRKGSLTAVVGANGSGKSTLMKGIVGVLKPMAGEVIRAPGVRAAYLPQQSELDRSFPARVVDLVSLGLWPRRGLLGRYTKQDRDDVSKALMAVGLGGFEKRPIDTLSGGQLQRTLFARVLLQDADLILLDEPFNAVDAKTVGDLIALIKHWHGEERTIMVVVHDLDLVRQNFPETLLLARQPIAWGETRETLKPENLLRARRFHEPWEENAPWCEPGEDAHGHGHDHDHHDHHHGVGPRAA, encoded by the coding sequence ATGACAAACACCTGCCTGACATTCCGCGACCTGACGCTTGGCTATGGCAGCCATCCTGCGATCCATCATCTCGACGGCACCATCCGCAAGGGCTCGCTGACGGCTGTCGTCGGCGCCAACGGCTCCGGCAAATCGACGCTGATGAAAGGTATTGTCGGCGTCCTGAAGCCGATGGCCGGCGAGGTTATCCGCGCGCCCGGCGTTCGCGCCGCCTATCTGCCGCAGCAATCGGAGCTCGACCGCTCCTTTCCGGCGCGGGTGGTGGATCTGGTTTCGCTCGGCCTGTGGCCACGGCGCGGCCTGCTTGGCCGCTACACCAAGCAAGATCGCGATGACGTCAGCAAGGCGCTGATGGCGGTCGGCCTCGGCGGCTTCGAGAAGCGGCCGATCGATACCCTGTCGGGCGGCCAGTTGCAGCGCACGCTGTTTGCGCGCGTCCTGCTGCAGGACGCCGACCTCATCCTGCTCGACGAACCCTTCAACGCCGTCGACGCCAAGACGGTCGGCGACCTTATTGCCCTGATCAAGCACTGGCATGGCGAGGAACGCACCATCATGGTGGTCGTCCACGATCTGGACCTGGTGCGCCAGAATTTCCCGGAAACACTGTTGCTTGCCCGCCAGCCGATTGCCTGGGGCGAAACCAGGGAAACGCTGAAGCCGGAAAACCTGCTGCGCGCCCGCCGCTTCCACGAACCCTGGGAGGAGAATGCGCCCTGGTGCGAGCCAGGCGAGGACGCTCATGGTCATGGCCACGATCACGACCACCATGACCATCACCATGGCGTCGGACCGAGGGCTGCCTGA
- a CDS encoding metal ABC transporter substrate-binding protein yields the protein MLKSIHAALAMSVITLTAFGASSAFAAPLKVVASFTVIADFAKNVGGDRIDVTTIVGPDGDAHVYEPSPADAVAMAKADIVLVNGLHFEGFLQRLVDASATKASIITLTKGVTPIDFKPEFADADAVEGAGTGGGKTVTDPHAFQSIANARIYVKNIADAFCAADSEGCVSYQTNAAAYTKKLDAVEGEVKAAIASIPQEKRVVITSHDAFGYFEHAYGLTFLAPQGISTDSEPSAADVAKLVTQVKQDKAAAIFVENITNPRLIEQIASETGIKVGGTLYSDALSQPDGPAATYIDMMHNNIRQIKGAILGS from the coding sequence ATGCTGAAATCGATCCATGCCGCCCTGGCGATGAGCGTTATAACATTAACCGCCTTTGGCGCATCGTCAGCCTTCGCGGCGCCGCTGAAAGTGGTCGCCAGCTTCACCGTCATTGCCGATTTCGCCAAAAATGTCGGCGGCGACCGCATCGATGTCACCACCATCGTCGGGCCGGATGGCGACGCCCATGTCTACGAGCCGAGCCCGGCCGATGCGGTGGCCATGGCCAAGGCCGACATCGTGCTGGTCAACGGCCTGCACTTCGAAGGTTTTTTGCAGCGGCTGGTCGATGCCAGCGCCACCAAGGCCTCGATCATCACCCTGACCAAGGGCGTGACGCCGATCGATTTCAAGCCTGAATTCGCCGATGCCGACGCGGTCGAAGGCGCCGGCACCGGCGGCGGCAAGACGGTCACCGATCCGCACGCCTTCCAGTCGATCGCCAATGCCAGGATCTATGTGAAAAACATCGCCGATGCCTTCTGCGCGGCCGATTCGGAAGGCTGCGTCAGCTACCAGACCAATGCCGCCGCCTACACCAAGAAGCTCGATGCGGTCGAAGGCGAAGTGAAAGCGGCAATCGCCTCGATCCCGCAGGAAAAGCGCGTCGTCATCACCTCGCATGACGCCTTCGGCTATTTCGAGCACGCATACGGCCTGACCTTCCTTGCCCCGCAAGGCATCTCGACCGACTCGGAACCGTCCGCCGCCGACGTCGCCAAGCTGGTTACCCAGGTGAAGCAAGACAAGGCCGCGGCGATCTTCGTCGAGAACATCACCAACCCGCGCCTGATCGAGCAGATCGCCAGCGAGACCGGCATCAAGGTGGGCGGCACGCTCTATTCGGATGCGCTGTCGCAGCCCGACGGCCCGGCTGCGACCTATATCGACATGATGCACAACAACATCCGTCAGATCAAAGGCGCCATTCTCGGCAGCTGA
- a CDS encoding RidA family protein translates to MSIRRIDVGPRMSQIVIHGDTVYLAGQVGQPTGNVASQTRDILAAVDGLLAKAGSDKTKILQAIIWLADMSTFAEMNAEWDKWVPQGNTPARATGEAKLAGPEYLVEIIITAAI, encoded by the coding sequence ATGAGCATTCGTCGCATCGATGTTGGCCCGCGCATGAGCCAGATCGTCATTCACGGAGATACCGTCTATCTGGCCGGCCAGGTCGGTCAGCCGACCGGCAACGTCGCATCGCAGACCAGGGACATCCTGGCGGCCGTCGATGGGCTGCTGGCCAAGGCCGGTTCCGACAAGACCAAGATCCTGCAGGCGATCATCTGGCTGGCCGACATGAGCACCTTTGCCGAGATGAACGCGGAATGGGACAAGTGGGTGCCGCAAGGCAACACGCCAGCCCGCGCCACCGGCGAAGCAAAGCTCGCCGGCCCGGAATATCTGGTCGAGATTATTATTACGGCGGCGATTTGA
- a CDS encoding imidazolonepropionase — protein MAAESKDRAGAVRIWRNARLATMAEGSAGLGIVERGAVAARDGRIVYAGPESELPSTLAQGAGAVDCEGRWITPGLIDCHTHLVHAGNRANEFEMRLAGATYEEVARAGGGIVSSVKSLRAASESELVTQSLPRLDALIAEGVTSVEVKSGYGLDLENEKKSLRAARQLGERRPVTIRTTFLGAHALPPEAKGDKDAFIDLVAKEILPSVAAEGLADAVDGFCEGIAFSPDQMARVFDAAKAAGLPVKLHADQLSNLHGAELAARYGALSADHLEYTDEAGAAAMAKAGTVATILPGAYYFIRETKKPPIGLFRQHGVKMAVATDNNPGTSPLTSLLLTMNMAATLFGLTVDECLAGVTREAARALGLLGETGTLEAGKSADLAIWDIERPAELVYRMGFNPLHARIWRGQ, from the coding sequence ATGGCTGCAGAGAGCAAAGACCGGGCAGGGGCGGTTCGCATCTGGCGCAATGCGCGTCTGGCGACCATGGCCGAAGGGTCTGCCGGACTAGGCATCGTCGAACGCGGCGCGGTCGCTGCCCGTGACGGGCGCATCGTCTATGCCGGCCCCGAGTCGGAGCTGCCCTCAACACTTGCCCAGGGCGCAGGGGCGGTCGATTGCGAGGGCCGCTGGATCACGCCTGGCCTCATCGACTGCCACACCCATCTGGTCCATGCCGGCAACCGGGCCAACGAGTTTGAGATGCGGCTGGCTGGCGCGACCTATGAAGAGGTCGCCAGGGCCGGTGGCGGCATCGTCTCCTCGGTCAAATCGCTGCGCGCCGCCAGCGAGAGCGAGCTGGTTACCCAATCGCTTCCGCGCCTCGATGCGCTGATCGCCGAAGGCGTAACGTCAGTGGAAGTAAAGTCGGGCTATGGCCTCGACCTCGAAAACGAGAAGAAGTCGCTGCGTGCGGCCCGCCAATTGGGTGAACGGCGACCGGTGACGATTCGCACCACCTTCCTCGGCGCTCACGCGCTGCCGCCGGAAGCCAAGGGCGACAAGGACGCATTCATCGATCTGGTCGCCAAAGAAATTCTTCCGTCGGTTGCCGCCGAGGGACTGGCCGACGCCGTCGACGGGTTTTGCGAGGGCATCGCCTTTTCGCCGGACCAGATGGCGCGCGTCTTCGATGCGGCCAAGGCGGCCGGCCTGCCGGTCAAGCTCCATGCTGACCAGCTGTCCAACCTGCATGGCGCCGAACTCGCCGCCCGTTACGGTGCGCTGTCGGCTGACCATCTCGAATACACCGATGAGGCGGGTGCGGCGGCGATGGCCAAGGCAGGAACCGTGGCGACGATCCTGCCCGGCGCCTACTACTTCATTCGCGAAACAAAAAAGCCGCCGATCGGCCTGTTTCGCCAGCACGGCGTCAAGATGGCTGTCGCTACCGACAACAATCCCGGCACCTCGCCGCTGACCTCGCTGCTTCTGACCATGAACATGGCCGCAACCCTGTTCGGCCTGACCGTCGACGAATGCCTTGCCGGCGTTACCCGAGAAGCTGCCCGTGCGCTTGGTTTGCTGGGGGAAACCGGCACGCTCGAAGCCGGAAAATCCGCCGACTTGGCGATCTGGGACATCGAGCGCCCCGCCGAACTCGTCTACCGCATGGGCTTCAACCCGCTGCATGCCCGCATCTGGAGAGGACAATGA
- the hppD gene encoding 4-hydroxyphenylpyruvate dioxygenase, whose translation MGPFPHDAPPARISKDNPAGTDGFEFVEFAHAEPEKLAELFTRMGYVAVGRHRSKDITIWRQGDINYVVNAEPGSHAMKFVDKHGPCAASMAWRVVDAKHAFDHAVAKGATPYEGTDKALDVPAIVGIGGSLLYFIETYGKKGSAYDAEFEWLGARDPRPEGVGFYYLDHLTHNVYRGQMDKWWDFYRNLFGFKQIHFFDIDGKITGLVSRAITSPCGKIRIPLNESKDETSQIAEYLKKYNGEGIQHIAVGTDEIYAATDRLAENGLKFMPGPPETYYDMSYSRVNGHDEPIERMKKHGILIDGEGVVDGGMTKILLQIFSKTVIGPIFFEFIQRKGDEGFGEGNFRALFESIEQDQIKRGVIKVQAAE comes from the coding sequence ATGGGTCCCTTCCCGCACGACGCCCCACCCGCCAGGATCAGCAAGGACAACCCGGCCGGCACCGACGGTTTCGAGTTCGTCGAGTTCGCGCATGCGGAGCCGGAAAAACTGGCCGAACTGTTCACCCGCATGGGCTATGTCGCGGTAGGCAGGCACCGTTCCAAAGACATCACCATCTGGCGCCAAGGCGACATCAACTATGTCGTCAATGCCGAGCCCGGCTCGCATGCGATGAAGTTCGTCGACAAGCACGGGCCCTGTGCTGCCTCGATGGCCTGGCGGGTGGTTGATGCGAAGCACGCCTTCGATCATGCCGTTGCCAAGGGCGCCACGCCTTACGAAGGCACCGACAAGGCGCTCGACGTGCCGGCGATCGTCGGCATTGGCGGCTCGCTGCTCTATTTCATCGAGACCTACGGCAAGAAGGGTTCGGCCTATGATGCCGAGTTCGAGTGGCTGGGTGCGCGCGACCCACGGCCGGAAGGCGTCGGCTTCTATTATCTCGATCACCTGACCCACAATGTCTATCGCGGCCAGATGGACAAATGGTGGGATTTCTACCGCAATCTGTTCGGCTTCAAGCAGATCCATTTCTTCGATATCGACGGCAAGATCACCGGCCTGGTCAGCCGCGCCATCACCTCGCCTTGCGGCAAGATCCGCATTCCGCTGAACGAGTCCAAGGACGAGACCAGCCAGATCGCCGAATATCTGAAGAAGTACAATGGCGAGGGCATCCAGCACATCGCTGTCGGCACCGACGAGATTTACGCCGCCACCGACAGGCTGGCCGAGAACGGGCTGAAGTTCATGCCCGGCCCGCCGGAGACGTATTACGACATGTCCTATTCCAGGGTGAACGGCCATGACGAACCGATCGAGCGGATGAAGAAGCACGGCATCCTGATCGACGGCGAAGGCGTCGTCGACGGCGGCATGACCAAGATCCTGCTGCAGATCTTTTCGAAGACGGTGATCGGCCCGATCTTCTTCGAGTTCATCCAGCGCAAGGGCGACGAAGGCTTTGGCGAGGGCAATTTCCGCGCGCTGTTCGAATCGATCGAGCAGGACCAGATCAAGCGCGGGGTGATCAAGGTTCAGGCGGCGGAGTAG
- a CDS encoding TIGR01244 family phosphatase has translation MEYREISEDYSVSGQIQPKDVAAIKEAGFKSIICNRPDDEQPGQPSADTVKAAVEAAGLAFRYIPVISGQITAENVEDQAEALDALDGPVFAYCRSGARCTNLYGLIQQQRG, from the coding sequence ATGGAATACCGCGAAATCAGCGAGGACTATTCGGTCTCGGGCCAGATCCAGCCGAAAGACGTCGCCGCCATCAAGGAAGCCGGCTTCAAGAGCATCATCTGCAACCGGCCCGATGACGAACAGCCCGGCCAGCCTTCCGCCGACACCGTCAAGGCAGCGGTGGAAGCCGCAGGCCTTGCCTTCCGCTACATCCCCGTCATCAGCGGCCAGATCACGGCCGAGAATGTCGAGGATCAGGCCGAAGCGCTCGACGCGCTCGACGGCCCGGTCTTCGCCTATTGCCGCTCCGGCGCGCGCTGCACCAATCTCTATGGGCTGATCCAGCAGCAGAGAGGGTGA
- a CDS encoding formimidoylglutamate deiminase yields MAAIFAEQALLPNGWHNNVRLTFAKGRITTVEPGATALAGDERHAILLPGMPNLHSHAFQRGMAGLAELRGPSADSFWSWREVMYRFALSMAPDQVEAVAAQLYVEMLEAGFSRVGEFHYLHHDRDGKPYANLAEMAERIAAAANETGIGLTLLPVFYAHSSFGGAAPNEGQRRFINDVGRFARLVEKCRESVRVLNQAVVGVAPHSLRAATPEELTAVAAIAPDGPIHIHIAEQVKEVEDCLAWSGARPVEFLLANAKVDKRWCLIHATHMTDAETVAMAKSGAIAGLCPITEANLGDGTFAAPLFREHGGRFGVGSDSNVLIGLPDELRQLEYSQRLAHRARNVLAVAGGSTGRALFDAALDGGSVALGADASQIAAGASADLVSLDPKNPSLAGKSGDAILDAWIFANGSKVDCVWVHGLKQVSGGRHVKREAVAERFRSVMTALSA; encoded by the coding sequence GTGGCAGCGATCTTTGCGGAACAGGCACTCCTTCCCAATGGCTGGCACAACAATGTGCGGCTCACCTTCGCCAAGGGACGCATCACGACCGTCGAGCCTGGAGCTACCGCGCTAGCCGGCGACGAACGTCACGCAATCCTGTTGCCCGGCATGCCCAATTTGCACAGCCACGCCTTCCAGCGCGGCATGGCCGGCCTTGCCGAGCTTCGCGGCCCTTCCGCCGACAGTTTCTGGAGCTGGCGCGAGGTGATGTACCGTTTCGCCCTGTCGATGGCGCCCGATCAGGTCGAGGCGGTTGCAGCACAACTCTATGTCGAGATGCTGGAGGCTGGGTTTTCACGCGTCGGCGAATTTCACTACCTGCATCACGACCGTGATGGAAAACCCTACGCCAATCTTGCCGAGATGGCCGAGCGCATCGCGGCCGCGGCCAATGAGACGGGTATCGGCCTGACGCTGCTGCCGGTGTTTTACGCGCACTCGTCTTTCGGCGGCGCCGCGCCAAACGAAGGCCAGAGGCGATTCATCAACGATGTGGGCAGGTTCGCCCGGCTTGTTGAGAAATGCCGCGAATCGGTTCGCGTGTTGAATCAGGCTGTCGTTGGCGTTGCTCCGCACAGCTTGCGCGCCGCGACACCGGAGGAACTCACCGCCGTTGCAGCGATTGCGCCGGACGGGCCGATCCACATCCACATTGCCGAGCAGGTGAAGGAAGTCGAAGACTGTCTTGCCTGGTCCGGCGCGCGGCCTGTGGAGTTTTTGCTCGCCAACGCCAAGGTCGACAAGCGCTGGTGCCTGATCCACGCCACCCACATGACCGATGCGGAAACCGTTGCGATGGCCAAAAGCGGCGCCATCGCCGGCCTCTGCCCGATCACCGAGGCTAATCTTGGGGACGGCACATTTGCCGCGCCGCTGTTCAGGGAACATGGTGGCCGCTTCGGGGTCGGCTCCGACTCCAACGTGTTGATCGGCCTGCCCGACGAGTTGCGCCAGCTTGAATATTCGCAGCGCCTTGCCCACCGCGCCCGCAATGTGCTGGCGGTCGCCGGCGGCTCGACCGGCCGGGCGCTGTTCGACGCCGCGCTTGACGGCGGCAGCGTAGCGCTTGGCGCCGACGCCTCGCAGATCGCCGCCGGCGCATCCGCCGATCTCGTCTCGCTCGATCCCAAAAATCCCTCGCTGGCCGGCAAGAGCGGTGACGCGATCCTCGACGCCTGGATCTTCGCCAATGGCAGCAAGGTCGACTGCGTCTGGGTGCACGGCCTCAAACAGGTCAGCGGCGGCAGACATGTCAAGCGCGAGGCCGTTGCTGAACGGTTTCGCAGCGTGATGACGGCGCTTTCGGCATGA